The nucleotide window TATTTCACACCTCGTTTGTAGGTGCCCGTTCCAGTAGCAACTTCGGCTACTCGCGAAATCCCGTCAGCGCCAGGAAACAATTTGGCGATTCGTCCGAGCCGCCAGTGCATTGGGGGAGTATTCTCTTCCTTGATTAGGACCAGGTCACCCAGTTGAAGAGCTCGTCCTGGAACACGCCATTTAGTCCGTTGCTGGAGCTCGCAGACATATTCCATTTGCCAGCGTCGCCAGAAGTGCTGTCTTAATGCCTCGAGCCTCTGAAACCTATCTAAACGGTTTGGGTTTATATCCGCGAGGTGGGGCGACGGCAACGAAGTGAGCGCGCGGCCGATGATGAAGTGACCTGGGGTTAAGGGTTGGAAATCGTTTGGTGAGGACGATAAAGGACATAAAGGACGACTGTTAAGGATAGATTCCACATAACTAAAGAGACTTGCCAATTCTTCATATGTTAAATGAGCGTTACCTAATATACGATTgaggtgaaatttggccgatTTGACTCCTGCTTCCCACAAACCACCAAAGTGAGGAGCATATGCCGGCtggaatttaaattgtattcccTCATTTGCTGCAAAATTGCAAACCGTGTCTGAGTTTGAAGTAAGATAATCGCTAATTTCCTTGGCCGCTCCTACAAAATTGCGTCCATTGTCGCAAAAAATCTCGCGAGGTCGCCCTCTGCGAGAGATAAAGCGTCGCAGCGTAAGAATAAATGAATCTGTCGACAGCGTGCTTACTGCCTCCAGATGCAAACACTTGTATCGGAGACAAACAAATATTGCTAAGTAGCATTTGGTTATTTTGCAGCCTCTGCCATGCCTGTCAGTAATCATAAAAGGCCCAGCGAAGTCTACGCCGACACTAATGAAAGGAAAATCAGGCGTTACTCGCTGAGAGGGCAGAGCGCCCATCAAAGGAGCAGAAGTGTTGCCAGCTGCGCGGCGACAGGTAACGCACTGTTGCGATACGGTACGCGCAAGTGTGCGCCCCGATACGGCCCATATCGACTCGCGAATGGCAGCCAGAAGCAGCTGAGGAGGAGCGTGCAGGAGACGGATATGTTCCTGTTGAAACAGCAGTCTAGTCAATCTATGCTTGGCATGTAAAAGCATTGGGTGGCGTTTGTCAAATGGATAAAATGAGGAGGACAAACGTCCACCAACTCTGAGAAGCTTGTCGTCTTCATCGTAAAATGGATTCAACGATAAAATAGGGTTTTTAGGGCCTAGAGGTTGCCTGTCACGCAACAATTTCAATTCAAGGGCGAAACTAGCCTGCTGGGACAAAGCGACCAATTTTTTAAAAGAGACCTCGAGCTCCTCAGGTTGTAGCACACCCGCAGTTTTGTTGGATGAACAACGGCAATTATGCGCAAACCTAAGCATATAAGCTACCGCACGTTGTAAATGTTTAAGTTTCGAATATCGATCGAAATCGATAACATCAGTTTTTTGCGAATCGTTAGTAATCGCGACGTTAACCTTTAGCTCGGGCAAATCGAGCTCCGAGTTTGAGGAAAACTGAGGCCAGTTATTCTGTGGCTCGTACAAAAAAGATGGCCCGGTCCACCACATGTGCAAATCAGGCAAGCGACGCGCTTCGACCCCTCTAGATGGGTAGTCAGCCGGATTTAAAGCGGTTGGAACGTGACGAAACTCACTGCCATCGGTGAGTTCTAAAATGTGAGACACGCGATTGGCAACAAACGtttgtaattttgtttgatTCGTTTTAAGCCATGCGATTACAATTGACGAGTCAGTCCAATAAAATTTCTGCGCAATCTGGCAACGCAACGTCCTAGAAACAGCTGACGCGAGCTGCGCGCCTAGAAGGCAAGCACATAATTCCAAACGAGGAGTAGTCGTAGCCTGGACCGGAGTGACCTTGGCCTTTGCGCACAGCAACCTGACTACAATATCGCCCTTCTCGTTCGTggactttaaataaatacaggCCGCGTATGCAACTGAGCTTGCGTCACAAAATACATGCATCTCGATATGCGTCGGCGAGTCGCAAAGAACATGACGAGGTATTTGGAGCGAAGTTAAAGACGTTAACCCGTTAACAAAGTCCTGCCAAGACTCGTTTATATAACTCGGCACGGGAGCATCCCAGACAATTTTTTCGATCCATAATTTTTGAATTAAAACTTTAGGTATAATCGTCAGCAAACACAGGAGGCCTAAAGGATCAAATATTTTACACGAGTCCGATAAAATTGAACGTTTCGTAGGGTGGCCGTCCTTGGCAGAATATTGTGTGGGAAAATGAATGACATCTGCCTCAGAGTCCCAGCCCACTCCTAGCGTATGCGACGACGAGCTAATGATCAAGCTACCTTTATCTTCACTAGCGCTTTGTGAGTCATGCAAAATTGACGATAAATTTGAGCGATATTTGCGCAGGGGAAAACAACCAGCTGCTAGCGCACGCTCAACCGAATCTTTAATGAAACGTAATTCCTCCTCTGTGTCTGACCCTGTTAATAAATCATCCACTAAAAAATCGTTTTGAATGATAGTCTTAATTTTTTCATCTGCACATTCCTCGCCCAACTGCCACAAACAGCGTGTGCTCAAAAAACTAGCACTTGAAAATCCGTAAGTGACCGTGTTAAGTCTTAAAGTTTTTAAAGGTTCGTTCTCATTGGAGCGCCAAAGGATTAATTGTAAATCGCGGTCACACTCCTGAACTAGGACCTGCCGATACATCTTAGCGACATCCCCAGTCAAAACATATTTGTAAGTACGAAACCTCAGGAGAATATTAAATAACGAATCTTGAATCGTCGGCCCAACCATCTGCAGGTCGTTTATAGAATAGC belongs to Cydia strobilella chromosome 27, ilCydStro3.1, whole genome shotgun sequence and includes:
- the LOC134753634 gene encoding uncharacterized protein LOC134753634; the protein is MGALPSQRVTPDFPFISVGVDFAGPFMITDRHGRGCKITKCYLAIFVCLRYKCLHLEAVSTLSTDSFILTLRRFISRRGRPREIFCDNGRNFVGAAKEISDYLTSNSDTVCNFAANEGIQFKFQPAYAPHFGGLWEAGVKSAKFHLNRILGNAHLTYEELASLFSYVESILNSRPLCPLSSSPNDFQPLTPGHFIIGRALTSLPSPHLADINPNRLDRFQRLEALRQHFWRRWQMEYVCELQQRTKWRVPGRALQLGDLVLIKEENTPPMHWRLGRIAKLFPGADGISRVAEVATGTGTYKRGVKYLCPLLDETHEALKADASKGPQDVAAPTNGGEVGNIHR